The Corynebacterium poyangense genome includes a window with the following:
- a CDS encoding L-lactate permease yields MLSDTFTATTNAVGGSVALSALVGIVPLAAFFFLLMGVKLKAHWSAIGAAVVALILAVLAYAMPLKLAALSLSQGIAFGLFPIVFIIWMAVWIYDLTVKSGRFEDLRTIFSRIGRGDMRVQAMLIAFCFGGLLEALAGFGAPVAIIAAMLLAIGMKPMKAVLTTLVANTAPVAFGAMAIPVTTAANLSELHPETLASMTGRQVSLIAIVVPFVLCLIMDGVRGLKQIWPMALVVGICFGGGQFLASNFFSYVLTDVVACLLSLVVGVVFLRVWAPHTPEDQASQVDTSGVQLSPERIVLALFPYVLIVVVFAFTSLWRIGVNIPASLKATDIKVPWPGLHGHLLNAAGKPVGNTIFTFSWLSNPGTILFICGVITLLVYTAKHDSGKFPMSIPHGFAELFSGLVRMRWSYVTIASVMGLAYVMNFSGQTASIGALLAATGGFFPFISPALGWLGTAVTGSATSANALFAQMQASAANQIGASQYLMVGANTSGAVLGKMLSPQTAAIAAAATQMDNGEGKILGQSWKYSLGLLVFLGIVVYLQSTGVLGWMVVG; encoded by the coding sequence GTGCTCTCGGATACCTTTACCGCCACCACAAACGCTGTGGGTGGCAGTGTTGCCTTATCGGCATTAGTAGGGATTGTGCCGCTGGCGGCTTTCTTCTTCCTACTCATGGGGGTGAAACTTAAAGCCCACTGGTCGGCAATCGGCGCTGCCGTGGTGGCGTTGATTCTGGCTGTCCTTGCTTATGCCATGCCCTTGAAGCTGGCTGCTTTATCACTATCTCAGGGAATCGCCTTCGGGTTATTCCCTATTGTTTTCATCATCTGGATGGCCGTATGGATCTATGATCTCACCGTAAAATCTGGCCGCTTTGAGGATCTCCGGACAATCTTTTCCCGCATCGGCCGTGGAGACATGCGAGTGCAGGCCATGCTCATCGCTTTTTGCTTCGGCGGTTTGCTTGAAGCTCTCGCCGGTTTCGGTGCGCCGGTCGCTATCATCGCGGCCATGCTCCTTGCCATCGGCATGAAGCCAATGAAAGCTGTGCTCACCACCTTGGTTGCTAACACAGCTCCAGTTGCCTTTGGGGCTATGGCTATCCCGGTCACCACGGCCGCAAACTTATCAGAGCTGCATCCAGAAACTTTAGCCTCTATGACTGGTCGGCAGGTTTCTCTTATCGCCATCGTGGTGCCTTTCGTGCTCTGCCTAATCATGGATGGGGTACGTGGGCTCAAACAAATTTGGCCAATGGCGTTGGTGGTAGGAATCTGCTTTGGCGGAGGCCAGTTCTTAGCATCGAATTTCTTCTCTTACGTCCTCACCGACGTCGTGGCTTGCTTGCTGTCTTTAGTGGTGGGTGTGGTTTTCCTACGAGTATGGGCGCCACATACGCCAGAAGATCAAGCCAGCCAGGTGGACACCTCTGGAGTACAGCTTTCACCCGAGAGAATAGTGTTGGCGTTATTCCCCTATGTATTAATCGTGGTTGTTTTCGCTTTCACAAGTTTGTGGCGAATCGGAGTTAATATCCCTGCTTCTCTTAAAGCTACCGATATTAAGGTGCCGTGGCCCGGCCTTCACGGACATCTCCTTAATGCAGCCGGAAAACCAGTAGGCAACACTATTTTTACCTTTAGTTGGTTATCAAATCCCGGCACAATTCTGTTTATCTGTGGGGTCATTACCCTCCTGGTCTATACCGCAAAGCATGATTCCGGGAAATTCCCCATGAGTATTCCTCATGGTTTTGCGGAATTATTCTCCGGACTGGTGCGGATGCGTTGGTCATACGTCACCATCGCCTCGGTCATGGGGTTGGCCTATGTCATGAACTTCTCCGGACAAACTGCGTCCATTGGCGCTCTTCTAGCTGCTACCGGCGGTTTCTTCCCCTTCATTTCCCCAGCTCTTGGTTGGCTCGGTACCGCGGTAACCGGATCGGCTACCTCCGCCAACGCACTTTTTGCTCAAATGCAGGCTTCAGCAGCTAATCAAATTGGTGCCTCGCAATACCTGATGGTGGGAGCCAACACCTCCGGCGCGGTTCTCGGAAAAATGCTCTCACCTCAAACCGCTGCGATTGCTGCGGCAGCTACCCAAATGGATAATGGCGAGGGCAAGATTTTAGGCCAGTCGTGGAAGTACAGCCTGGGACTTTTAGTCTTCCTTGGCATCGTGGTCTATTTGCAGTCAACCGGCGTTTTGGGCTGGATGGTCGTCGGCTAA
- the argS gene encoding arginine--tRNA ligase, translating into MTPANLADLIKGIATTVLTDRGLDVSVLPGKITVERPRNPEHGDYATNVALQCAKKVGQNPRDLAQWIADALAEHEAITEASVAGPGFLNIRLAAAAQGVVARNILAAGDRYGHCDIYQGQSWNLEFVSANPTGPIHLGGTRWAAFGDSLGRILTAAGAQVTREYYFNDHGTQIDRFVASVLARARSEEVPEDGYGGDYIQDIATKVLELQPDLLDSEKYSEDQIKENVRRIGVDLMFSHIKESLHEFGTDFDVFFHENSLFESGAVDKAIATLKENGNLYNHDGAWWLRSSNFGDDKDRVVIKRDGNAAYIAGDIAYLVDKFERGFDLAIYMLGADHHGYIARLKAAAQALGYDAGRVEVLIGQMVNLVRDGQVVRMSKRAGTVITLDDLVEAIGVDAARYALVRSSADSSLDIDLGLWASQSNDNPVYYVQYGHARLCSLARKAESVGISAENPDFGLLTHEKEGDLIRTLGEFPSVVQTAATLREPHRIARYAEELAGVFHRFYDSCQILPKSGEEEQPVHHARLALAAATRQTLSNALGLLGVNAPERM; encoded by the coding sequence ATGACACCTGCCAATCTCGCTGATTTAATTAAGGGCATAGCCACCACGGTTTTGACTGATCGTGGTTTAGATGTTTCCGTGTTACCGGGCAAAATTACTGTTGAACGGCCCCGTAACCCAGAGCACGGGGACTATGCCACCAATGTGGCTTTGCAGTGTGCAAAAAAGGTAGGGCAAAACCCACGAGATTTAGCGCAGTGGATTGCTGATGCGCTAGCGGAGCATGAGGCGATCACCGAGGCCTCGGTTGCTGGGCCAGGTTTCTTGAATATCCGTTTGGCTGCAGCCGCCCAAGGGGTTGTAGCACGGAACATTTTGGCAGCTGGTGATAGGTATGGGCATTGTGATATTTATCAGGGTCAATCCTGGAACCTAGAATTTGTTTCCGCTAACCCCACTGGTCCTATTCACTTAGGTGGCACCCGGTGGGCGGCATTTGGAGATTCTTTAGGGCGCATCCTCACGGCTGCGGGTGCTCAGGTGACGCGGGAGTACTATTTCAATGACCATGGCACCCAAATTGATCGCTTCGTGGCCTCAGTTTTGGCGCGGGCTCGTTCCGAAGAGGTTCCAGAGGATGGCTATGGCGGAGACTATATCCAAGATATTGCAACAAAGGTTCTAGAATTACAGCCTGATCTCTTGGATTCCGAAAAGTATTCTGAAGACCAGATTAAAGAAAATGTTCGACGCATTGGCGTTGATTTGATGTTCTCCCATATCAAAGAAAGCCTCCATGAATTTGGAACTGATTTTGATGTGTTCTTCCATGAGAATTCCCTTTTTGAATCAGGTGCAGTTGATAAAGCCATTGCCACACTGAAAGAAAATGGGAATCTTTATAACCATGATGGTGCCTGGTGGCTGCGTTCTTCTAACTTTGGTGATGATAAAGATCGGGTGGTTATTAAAAGGGACGGCAATGCGGCCTATATTGCCGGCGATATTGCCTACTTGGTGGATAAGTTTGAGCGTGGTTTTGATCTCGCTATTTACATGCTCGGGGCTGATCACCACGGCTATATCGCAAGGCTGAAAGCGGCTGCTCAGGCTCTCGGCTATGATGCTGGCCGGGTAGAAGTGCTTATTGGGCAAATGGTTAATCTGGTTCGGGATGGGCAGGTGGTTCGGATGTCCAAGCGGGCGGGAACCGTCATCACTCTCGATGATTTAGTTGAGGCAATCGGCGTGGATGCTGCCCGCTATGCACTAGTTCGTTCCTCCGCCGACTCTTCTCTCGACATTGATCTAGGGTTGTGGGCTTCGCAGTCTAACGATAACCCCGTTTATTACGTCCAATATGGACATGCTCGGCTGTGTTCATTGGCTCGCAAAGCAGAAAGCGTTGGGATTTCTGCGGAGAATCCGGATTTCGGACTGTTGACCCATGAAAAAGAAGGCGACTTGATAAGGACCCTGGGTGAGTTTCCTTCGGTAGTGCAGACGGCAGCGACGTTGAGGGAGCCCCATCGGATTGCTCGATATGCGGAAGAACTCGCCGGAGTTTTCCACCGTTTTTATGACAGCTGTCAAATTTTGCCGAAGAGCGGAGAAGAGGAACAGCCAGTACACCACGCCCGTTTGGCTTTAGCTGCTGCTACTCGTCAAACCCTGTCTAACGCTTTAGGGTTATTGGGCGTTAACGCCCCGGAAAGGATGTAG
- the lysA gene encoding diaminopimelate decarboxylase, with protein MSAHSSAADEFNALPPHVWPRHARREEDGVVTIAGVPLPDIAAEFGTPVLVVDEDDFRSRCRDMVQAFGGDQNVHYAAKAFMTTHLVTWVEEEGLNLDVASHGELDVALRADFPPARITAHGNNKSDDFLRRCVSSGVGHVVLDSNQELERLNRIAGELSAVQDVLVRVKPGIEAHTHEFIATSHEDQKFGFSLASGSAYEAAVRCVESENLKLVGLHCHVGSQVFDAEGFSLAAERVLTLYERLIQELDLDTEEFNLLDLGGGYGIAYTNDDRPLDVPKVAHALRAKVQEHAQELGIDPPMMAIEPGRAIAGPSTVTMYTVGTVKDVHYEDRKTRRYISIDGGISDNIRPALYGAEYDARLVNRFTDSDVTLSRLVGSHCEAGDILVHNAYYPSDIEPGDLITLAATGAYCWSMSSRYNMMGRPAIVAVRGGQARLLVRRETVDDFLALEV; from the coding sequence ATGTCCGCTCACTCCTCCGCAGCCGATGAATTTAACGCTCTTCCTCCGCATGTTTGGCCGCGTCATGCTCGACGTGAAGAAGATGGAGTTGTCACCATCGCGGGTGTTCCACTTCCGGATATTGCTGCTGAATTCGGTACACCAGTCTTAGTAGTAGACGAGGATGATTTTCGTTCGCGATGCCGAGATATGGTGCAGGCTTTCGGCGGCGATCAGAATGTTCATTATGCTGCTAAAGCCTTTATGACAACTCATCTAGTCACCTGGGTTGAAGAAGAAGGGTTGAATTTAGATGTAGCCTCCCACGGTGAGCTCGACGTAGCTCTCCGCGCTGACTTCCCGCCCGCGCGCATTACGGCACACGGAAACAATAAAAGCGATGATTTTCTTCGACGCTGCGTCAGCAGCGGTGTCGGTCATGTGGTGTTGGACTCCAACCAGGAGTTAGAGCGGCTGAACCGCATAGCCGGCGAGCTATCAGCAGTTCAAGATGTTCTCGTCAGAGTGAAACCGGGAATTGAAGCCCACACTCACGAGTTCATTGCTACGAGTCACGAAGATCAAAAATTCGGGTTTTCGCTTGCCTCCGGTTCGGCTTATGAAGCAGCGGTTCGCTGCGTCGAATCCGAAAATCTTAAACTGGTAGGCCTTCATTGCCATGTGGGTTCTCAGGTTTTCGACGCTGAGGGTTTTTCCTTGGCAGCCGAACGAGTCCTCACCTTGTATGAGCGGCTTATCCAAGAACTGGACCTCGATACCGAAGAATTCAATCTCCTGGATTTGGGCGGCGGATACGGTATCGCCTACACCAACGATGACCGGCCCTTAGATGTGCCCAAGGTAGCTCATGCTCTGCGCGCTAAGGTACAAGAACACGCCCAAGAATTAGGAATCGACCCGCCCATGATGGCTATTGAACCCGGTCGTGCTATCGCTGGCCCGTCCACAGTCACCATGTACACGGTGGGAACCGTAAAAGACGTGCATTATGAGGACCGAAAGACTCGTCGCTATATCTCAATAGACGGTGGTATTTCGGATAATATTCGCCCGGCTCTCTATGGGGCAGAATATGATGCCCGGCTCGTTAATCGATTTACTGACTCAGATGTCACCTTGTCTCGTTTAGTGGGTAGCCATTGTGAAGCAGGGGATATCTTGGTGCACAACGCGTACTATCCCAGTGATATTGAGCCTGGAGATCTTATTACTCTGGCAGCGACTGGTGCCTATTGCTGGTCTATGTCATCGCGCTATAATATGATGGGCCGTCCGGCCATCGTGGCGGTGCGCGGTGGGCAAGCCAGGTTGTTGGTGCGTCGGGAAACCGTCGATGACTTTTTAGCTCTCGAGGTTTAA
- a CDS encoding homoserine dehydrogenase: MSTQNSNIPSSAGNSGKAPGEAVGIAILGHGTVGREVLRLMEEHRDALEHRIGGPIEVRGVAVSDKEKHRGSVPEELLTDDAMTLIQRDDIDLVVEVIGGIDYPRRLLLTALQAGKSVVTANKALVAAHADELAEAADRANVDLYFEAAVAAAIPVVGMLRRSLAGDQIELVSGIVNGTTNFILDAMDSTGASYDDMLKEAMALGYAEADPTADVEGHDAASKAAILASLAFHTRVNYDDVYCEGISHITAEDIAAAKAAGQTIKLLAICQRISDESGQEYVSARVHPTLISRDHPLASVDKSYNAVFVEAEAAGRLMFYGNGAGGDPTASAVLGDIVGAARNKVHGGRAPGENTYANLPVADFGQVPTRYHIDMEVVDKVGVLAELATFFAERGISLRTVRQEERGGHARLIVVTHTALEADLAQCVERLKESTSVKAVKSVLRLYSE, from the coding sequence ATGTCCACGCAGAACTCGAATATCCCTTCCAGTGCTGGTAATTCTGGTAAAGCACCGGGGGAAGCTGTTGGTATCGCTATTCTCGGTCACGGGACTGTGGGTCGAGAAGTCCTCCGGCTCATGGAAGAACATCGCGATGCTTTAGAGCACCGCATTGGTGGACCTATTGAAGTTCGCGGAGTCGCGGTTTCGGATAAAGAAAAGCATCGAGGCTCGGTTCCAGAAGAGCTATTAACTGATGACGCTATGACCTTAATTCAGCGAGATGATATTGACCTCGTTGTTGAAGTCATTGGCGGGATAGATTACCCGCGGCGCCTGTTACTCACCGCTCTTCAAGCTGGCAAATCAGTCGTAACTGCAAATAAAGCCCTGGTAGCTGCCCATGCTGATGAACTTGCGGAAGCTGCTGACCGGGCCAATGTGGATCTCTATTTTGAGGCTGCGGTTGCTGCTGCTATCCCCGTGGTAGGTATGTTGCGACGCTCCTTAGCTGGGGATCAAATTGAATTAGTGTCTGGAATCGTCAACGGAACTACCAATTTCATTTTGGATGCCATGGACTCCACCGGAGCATCCTATGATGACATGCTTAAAGAAGCGATGGCTTTAGGCTATGCCGAAGCTGACCCCACGGCTGACGTCGAAGGGCATGATGCTGCGTCCAAGGCGGCGATTCTGGCCTCCTTGGCTTTCCATACTCGCGTCAACTATGACGATGTGTACTGTGAAGGCATTTCACACATCACCGCAGAAGATATCGCCGCTGCCAAAGCAGCTGGTCAAACCATCAAACTCTTAGCGATTTGTCAGCGTATTAGTGATGAGTCAGGGCAAGAGTATGTTTCTGCGCGAGTTCATCCCACCCTGATTAGCCGAGACCATCCTCTAGCGAGCGTAGATAAGTCTTATAATGCTGTGTTCGTTGAAGCGGAGGCAGCCGGGCGGTTGATGTTCTATGGTAACGGCGCCGGGGGAGACCCCACTGCGTCGGCAGTGCTCGGTGACATTGTGGGTGCCGCGCGCAATAAGGTTCATGGTGGGCGTGCCCCGGGAGAAAATACTTATGCTAATTTGCCGGTGGCTGATTTTGGTCAGGTGCCTACGCGCTACCACATTGACATGGAAGTGGTAGACAAAGTAGGTGTTTTGGCTGAACTGGCCACTTTCTTTGCGGAGCGGGGAATATCTTTGCGTACCGTGCGTCAAGAAGAACGCGGAGGTCATGCTCGGCTTATTGTGGTGACTCATACTGCCTTGGAAGCAGATTTAGCGCAATGCGTGGAACGGCTCAAGGAGTCCACATCGGTTAAGGCTGTGAAGAGCGTACTTCGGCTTTATAGCGAATAA
- the thrB gene encoding homoserine kinase: MSTELEIGRRVRVKVPASSANLGPGFDTLGIALSLYDTVEVEVIDQGLVVEIYGEGEDVLPRDATHLVVKAIYSGLKAADVTAPGLKVTCTNAIPQSRGLGSSASAAVAGIAAAQGLAGFPLTQQQVVQLSSAFEGHPDNAGASALGSGVVSWTEIPVDGQSQPEYRAVSIPVHPDIHATALVPDFHASTQAVRRVLPSHVTHIDARFNVSRTAVMTVAIQHHPELLWEGTRDRLHQPYRSDVLPVTAEWVNRLRNRGYAAYLSGAGPTIMVLSTEPVDPEILEDAQAAGLKVLELDIAGPVGIEVLNT; this comes from the coding sequence GTGAGTACTGAGTTAGAGATAGGGCGACGTGTACGGGTCAAGGTGCCAGCTTCCTCGGCAAATTTGGGCCCCGGCTTTGACACCCTTGGTATAGCCCTGTCTCTCTACGACACCGTAGAAGTCGAGGTTATTGACCAGGGATTAGTGGTAGAGATTTATGGCGAAGGGGAAGATGTTTTACCCCGCGATGCTACTCATCTTGTCGTTAAAGCTATCTACTCCGGTTTGAAAGCTGCTGACGTCACTGCCCCTGGATTAAAAGTGACCTGTACGAATGCCATCCCGCAGTCTCGGGGATTGGGATCCTCAGCCTCTGCTGCTGTAGCCGGGATAGCTGCAGCCCAAGGACTAGCTGGTTTTCCCTTGACCCAACAGCAAGTGGTGCAACTATCCTCCGCCTTTGAGGGGCACCCCGATAATGCGGGTGCTTCTGCCTTGGGAAGCGGCGTAGTGTCGTGGACGGAAATCCCCGTCGATGGCCAATCTCAACCGGAATATCGAGCAGTCAGTATTCCCGTTCATCCAGATATTCACGCCACCGCTTTAGTTCCGGATTTTCATGCTTCAACCCAAGCGGTGCGTCGCGTATTGCCCAGTCATGTGACCCACATTGATGCGCGTTTTAACGTTTCTCGAACAGCCGTCATGACGGTAGCAATTCAACACCATCCAGAGTTGTTATGGGAGGGGACCAGGGATCGATTGCACCAACCCTATCGATCTGATGTGCTTCCGGTGACTGCCGAATGGGTCAATCGCCTGCGTAATCGCGGATACGCCGCCTATCTTTCCGGCGCTGGACCCACAATTATGGTGCTTTCAACCGAGCCGGTAGATCCAGAAATTCTTGAGGACGCCCAGGCTGCCGGGTTAAAAGTGTTAGAGCTTGATATAGCTGGTCCAGTCGGTATTGAAGTGCTCAATACCTAA
- a CDS encoding endonuclease III domain-containing protein, with protein MCQFDTLALENALGKKFGIQGWWPAETTFEMMLGAVLVQNTRWENVEQSIARLRRSGLLKGPEILSEVDPDILFHLIRPSGFMRNKTAACLGLTTWLLENNLDPEHLASVPMGDEELHTQLLGIRGIGPETADVLMLFGFSRPVFVWSTYARRLLSKIMNPDIEKLSYEQCRRRFPVTLPPDISRAQELHALIVAAGKWAYRHGWEEIMTVYDDAEKSARC; from the coding sequence ATGTGTCAGTTTGATACCTTGGCATTAGAAAATGCGCTCGGCAAGAAGTTCGGGATCCAAGGGTGGTGGCCTGCTGAAACCACGTTTGAAATGATGCTGGGGGCAGTATTAGTGCAAAACACTCGCTGGGAGAACGTTGAGCAGTCTATTGCTCGCTTGCGCCGCTCCGGCCTGCTGAAGGGGCCAGAGATACTGAGTGAGGTTGATCCCGATATTCTTTTCCACCTCATTAGACCAAGCGGGTTTATGCGCAATAAAACAGCGGCTTGTCTGGGATTAACAACATGGTTATTAGAAAATAATCTGGATCCTGAGCACTTAGCTTCTGTTCCTATGGGCGATGAAGAGCTACACACACAACTATTAGGAATTCGAGGAATAGGCCCAGAAACCGCCGATGTCCTGATGCTATTTGGGTTTTCTCGGCCAGTTTTTGTGTGGAGCACCTATGCCCGACGCTTACTTTCCAAAATCATGAATCCGGATATTGAGAAACTTAGCTATGAACAATGTCGGCGTCGATTTCCCGTGACCCTTCCCCCAGATATCTCACGGGCACAGGAGCTTCATGCCTTAATAGTGGCGGCCGGAAAATGGGCCTATCGTCATGGTTGGGAAGAAATTATGACTGTCTATGATGACGCGGAAAAATCCGCACGCTGCTAG
- a CDS encoding ATP-binding cassette domain-containing protein, with protein sequence MASLSYLPPRTPKLAQFIAGMSFLFITMPIVSLLGRVPWAELTRIVAEPVTQQMLLLSLAAAAQSTAIAVILGVPMAVALQGFHRGANMVRVFVLLPLAMPPVVAGLALSAFAGYHGLLSPLLQFLHLNFAFTFSGVVMAHVFITLPFVIVTVDAALRQLDKEIVYSAATLGMSPFRITSRIVLPAISGSVATGAGLAFARSLGEFGTTLTFAGSLPGVTRTLPLGIYLERETNQERAYALAFLLITLAVIVLCIASLPFVIRRPSQPRPHRLGKLDAHRLRTLSKPSQSGPEIHCGDIIFPGQAVSAVIGENGSGKSTLAATIAGRIRDSQRLIGVRRQDSRLTWIDRMPSHRRGIILLSQNPGLPPHRTVLTTLSMVNRDKKYSLELLSAAGLSDLASTLTTELSGGQAAQVALLRALSTRPQALILDEPLAAVDNRSASRWRHLLRAVAEDRTTILISHNPVDIASLSQHLVILDKGECVAQGSTNELLTYPPDDFSARIAGLNRIEGEITSVEQDLCHIVTENLDLFGINDSGEDLGLGHKAVAIFSPESVMISTDLRAHGDKRYSPRNHWICRVSSTYSHPGSTLVTLFLDPLGIQATITQQALIKLHIREGTEVIARTKASSVRIFPRHHRQS encoded by the coding sequence ATGGCTTCTCTTTCCTATCTTCCTCCCCGCACGCCGAAGCTAGCGCAATTTATTGCCGGGATGTCTTTTCTCTTCATCACCATGCCCATCGTATCCCTGCTGGGACGGGTTCCTTGGGCCGAATTGACCCGCATCGTTGCTGAGCCAGTGACTCAACAGATGCTCCTTCTCAGTCTCGCTGCAGCAGCACAATCAACCGCCATTGCCGTGATACTGGGGGTTCCTATGGCAGTAGCGCTTCAGGGATTTCATCGAGGAGCCAACATGGTTCGAGTTTTCGTCCTCCTCCCCCTAGCTATGCCTCCCGTCGTCGCAGGTCTTGCGCTGAGTGCTTTCGCCGGATATCACGGACTTCTTTCTCCCCTCTTACAATTCCTCCATCTCAACTTCGCTTTTACTTTTTCCGGCGTCGTCATGGCCCATGTTTTCATTACCTTGCCATTCGTCATCGTCACCGTCGACGCCGCCCTACGCCAACTCGACAAAGAGATTGTGTACTCTGCGGCAACACTCGGCATGTCTCCTTTCCGCATAACCAGCCGCATTGTCCTTCCTGCGATCTCTGGTTCGGTGGCCACCGGCGCCGGTTTAGCATTCGCCCGCTCACTCGGAGAATTCGGAACCACTCTCACCTTCGCTGGCTCACTTCCCGGAGTAACGCGGACCTTGCCCTTAGGCATCTATCTGGAGCGGGAAACAAATCAAGAGCGGGCCTATGCTCTTGCATTCCTGCTCATCACCCTCGCCGTCATCGTGCTGTGTATCGCATCTTTGCCTTTTGTTATCCGACGCCCATCTCAACCACGGCCCCACCGCCTAGGCAAACTTGACGCTCATCGCCTGCGAACCCTCTCCAAACCCAGTCAATCCGGACCAGAAATCCACTGCGGGGACATTATTTTCCCCGGTCAGGCGGTATCAGCGGTAATTGGAGAAAACGGTTCCGGGAAATCAACTCTGGCAGCTACCATTGCAGGCCGAATTCGGGATAGTCAACGTCTAATAGGGGTGCGAAGACAAGATTCTCGACTTACCTGGATTGATCGGATGCCCTCACACCGTCGCGGAATTATCCTGTTGAGTCAGAATCCCGGTCTCCCCCCGCATAGAACAGTTCTCACGACGCTGTCCATGGTTAATAGAGATAAGAAATACTCTTTAGAATTGTTATCAGCGGCTGGTTTATCGGACTTAGCATCCACGCTGACCACTGAGTTGTCTGGGGGGCAAGCTGCCCAAGTGGCGCTGTTGAGGGCACTTAGTACCCGACCTCAAGCGCTGATTTTAGATGAGCCACTAGCCGCAGTTGACAACCGTTCAGCCAGTCGATGGCGCCACCTTCTCCGGGCAGTCGCCGAAGATAGAACAACCATTCTCATCAGCCATAATCCCGTTGATATTGCCAGCTTGTCCCAACACCTGGTCATACTGGACAAGGGAGAATGTGTTGCTCAAGGAAGCACTAACGAGCTTCTCACCTACCCACCCGATGATTTCTCTGCACGTATTGCTGGACTCAACCGGATAGAAGGAGAAATAACTTCAGTTGAGCAGGATCTATGCCATATAGTCACCGAAAACCTGGATCTGTTTGGAATCAACGACAGTGGTGAGGATCTTGGTTTAGGACACAAGGCGGTTGCTATCTTCTCTCCGGAATCCGTCATGATTTCTACTGACCTTAGAGCTCATGGTGATAAACGATATTCTCCTCGTAATCACTGGATCTGCCGTGTCAGTAGTACCTATTCCCACCCTGGCTCCACCTTGGTCACTCTTTTCTTAGATCCCTTAGGAATTCAAGCCACTATCACCCAACAAGCGCTCATAAAGCTCCACATCAGGGAAGGCACGGAAGTAATTGCACGGACAAAAGCTAGCAGCGTGCGGATTTTTCCGCGTCATCATAGACAGTCATAA